The genomic DNA CCGTCCGAGATACCTCGCGCGGTGAAATCCATAGCCGCGCTTGAGGGTGCCGAAAACTCGCTCGACTTTCGCGCGGACGCTGCTGATTTGACGGTTGGCGATTTTTTCCGAAAGAGTCAGCTCCCGGTTACGAGCGGCCTTGTGCATGATGCCGTCAGCAAGGCCTCGAACCTGAAGCACATAGCGATTGAGTTGGCTGCTGTATCCCTTGTCCGCGAAAATACTCTCGCCGGCTTTCGCATCGACCTCATCCAGGACGGCGACAAATTCTTCTGTGTCGGACCGGTTTGCCGGCGTGGCATGGCCGCCGAGGACAAAGCCGTCCCGAGTATCCGTGGCGGCGTGGATTTTGTACCTGTAATACGCGCGATTACCCTTGCGTAGCCAGGCTGCCTCGGCGTCATCGGAGTAGCTGATCGTCACATCCGTCCCGCCCTCGTTGTCTTCCTGGCGATCCTGCGGGAGCACGTCGAGCACCTTGAACGGCCGGCGCGCGGACGAAACGACGCTGACATCGACGATGGCTCCTTCCCGGACGAGGAGGCCACGTCGCTGCAACTGGTGGTTCAGCTTGTCCAGCAGGCGTTTTTGCACATTGCGCTCAACGAGGCTCTGGCGGAAGCGGCAGATCGTAGTGGCGTCGGGAACTTCGTCGTGATCCAGGGAGAGGCCAACGAACCGGACGAAGGAGAAGCGGTCGTACAGGGCCTCTTCCACCGCCGTGTCGCTGAGGGTGTACCAACGCTGGAGGAGCAGGATTTTGAACATGGGAAGCGGCGGATAGGCCGGATTGCCAACGGCGTTGGCCACCCGTTTGAGCGTTTTGCGCAAAAGCTTTTCCAGCGGGTTCCAGTCGATGAGGCGATCAATCTCGTCGAGAAAGCACTCTTTGCGCTTGCGACGGGCAACAACGTAGTCAGCAATGCCGGGCTTGGAAGAAGTGCGTTCGCTCATGCTCGCCTCCATCGAATTCGATGGAAAAAATATACGCTAACTATGTATTTTTACAAGACTTTATTGAAACTTACTGTGCATTGGTCTCG from Solidesulfovibrio carbinolicus includes the following:
- a CDS encoding IS5 family transposase: MSERTSSKPGIADYVVARRKRKECFLDEIDRLIDWNPLEKLLRKTLKRVANAVGNPAYPPLPMFKILLLQRWYTLSDTAVEEALYDRFSFVRFVGLSLDHDEVPDATTICRFRQSLVERNVQKRLLDKLNHQLQRRGLLVREGAIVDVSVVSSARRPFKVLDVLPQDRQEDNEGGTDVTISYSDDAEAAWLRKGNRAYYRYKIHAATDTRDGFVLGGHATPANRSDTEEFVAVLDEVDAKAGESIFADKGYSSQLNRYVLQVRGLADGIMHKAARNRELTLSEKIANRQISSVRAKVERVFGTLKRGYGFHRARYLGRAKVELEFLLNAMAFNLKKAVLKAAC